CAGCAAAGCTGCTTCGGCCTTTCAGCATAAATCAAAACGGGCCTTTTCAAAAATCATTTTCGGCTTTGTATTGGTTCTTTTTCAAAGCTTAACCGTCAACGCTGTTACATTAAACGGCGATACCAGCCGGGCCGATTCGGTGCGTTTATCGCACCATATTATTAACCACGCATTTGATAATATATTTGAAGAAAATATGCGGCTTTCGCTGGCCGGTAATGAATATTTTCAACCGGATAAAACACAGTTGGTCGCCGATCTTTCGCCAAACTTTATCCTGTTCAGTACGCCAAAGTCTCGTTTCTTTTTTGAGTTTACCTCAAGGGTGAAAATCCGGTTGCTGAATACCCGCGATGCACCTGTAAAGTCGCCCAGTTATATGCCCAATGGCAACGTTTTTTACCGGCTAAATGAAGATACTTACAGGCCGAAATTTTTATCGTTTGGCTACTCGCACCATTCCAACGGCGTTAGGGGGCCATCATTAAATAAGGACGGTACCTTTAATGTTGATAGTGGCAAGTTTACCACAAACTTTTATACCCTTACCTATTATACCGGCAAGCGGGTTGATAAGCCGGGGCTTACTATTAACCGTTACGATAATATAGCATTGGAGGTGCACGCCGGATTATTCAACCTGGGCCTTTCGCAGGGTTTAAAAGATCACTATGGCTTTGTACGTATTAATGGCAGCCGTATGTACAACTTTGTAAAGGCTTACGACGATCCGTTGGAGCAAGGCCGTAAAACCTACGAAAACTGGCAGCGCATTCAGTTTGATTTTACCTACATAGCCGATAAGTACAATAACTACTCGACTTTTGACGTGAAAAAACGCCTTAATGTGAGCCTTAAATATTACTACTCGTTTCCGTTTATGCAGGGAACAGCCTTTATGGTTGGCGCCGGCTACCGCGGCCAGGACGACTACAACCAAAGTTTTCAGGATAGCTATGGTTACGGAATGATTGGTATTGCCGCCAACTTATCATTTGGCTTTCACAAACACGCTGAGTAAGGCTGAAAGCAAAAAGCTTAAGGCCGAAAGCATGTAAGGTTTTTTGTTTAAGGCCTTCGCTTTAAATAACACGTTAAATAAATTTTGAGCATAAAGCCGATAGCCTTTCCAGCTTTTGGCTTTATGCTTTAAGCCCTTCGCTTTACCTATCCACATTTTTACACAGCTTCCACAGCTGTTTGTAATTTATTTTTACGATAATCGTTTTAGCATTAACAAAAAGCAGATATATTTAGCCATCCAAACGGTACTATATCTCCGGTTAAATTATAAAATACTATCGATGAAAAAGATCTTACTAAGCCTGATGGCTGTTTCTGCCCTGCATTTTGCCTCAACGGCGCAAACCAAATCGTTATTTGACGGTAAAACAACAGCCGGCTGGCACACCTATTTAAAAACCGACACCAAAGCGTGGAAAGTTGTTGACGGCGCCCTACAGCTTGACCCCAAAGCCGAAGACCAGGGCGACCTGGTTACCAACGATGAGTACGAAAATTACGAGTTAACACTGGAATGGAATATTGAAAAAGGCGGTAACAGCGGAATTATTTTTGGTGTACATGAAGACCCTAAATTTGGCGCTACCTATCAAACCGGTATCGAAATGCAGGTTTTGGATAATAAAGATGCCGAAGACAATAAAAAAGCCAACCACCTTGCAGGTTCGTTATATGATATGAAAGCGCCATCTGCCGATGTTGCAAAACCTGCCGGTGAGTGGAACAAAGTAAAATTGCGTAAAAAAGACGGCCACCTTACCTTTTGGCTCAATGGTACCAAAATAGTTGATGTACAAATGGGAAGTGAAGAATGGAAAACATTGCTTGCCAACAGCAAATTTAAAACCTGGGCCGATTTTGCCGCATATCCAAAAGGCCACATCGCGTTGCAGGATCATGGGCACGTGGTATCGTTCCGTAAAATATCAATTAAGCAACTATAATTTATTTACAAAGTATATTTTACGCACGGCGTTCAATATATTTATACCGATAATCCAATTTAAACTAATGCATGCCTTAAGCGTGCATTTTTCCTGTTTTAAAACAAAGGATATTTTTGAGATAATATGAGCGATCTACAAATTAAAAAATCATCTGAAACTTATGATGTAGTAATTGTTGGTTCGGGTGCAGGTGGCGGTATGGCCGGTTACGTATTGGCCAATGCCGGCATTAAAGTGCTGATGCTGGAAGCCGGTGCTTACTTCGATCCGCAAAAAGACTCGGCCCAGTTAAAATGGCCCTGGGAGTCGCCGCGCCGTGGCGCCGGAACAACACGCCCTTTTGGCGATTTTGATGCCGCTTATGGCGGCTGGGAAATTGATGGCGAACCTTACACTACTAAAGACAAAACTGAATTTTTCTGGTTCCGCTCGCGTATGCTGGGTGGTCGTACCAATCACTGGGGCCGTATATCGTTACGTATGGGCCCGAAAGATTTCCAGGCTAAAGACGGCCTTACGGATGACTGGCCAATAACCTACGACGATGTAAAACCTTACTATGATAAGGTTGACCGCATGATAGGTATTTATGGCACCAAAGAAGGCCTGGAAAACGAACCGGATGGTATTTACCTGCCCCCACCAAAACCAAGGCTTAATGAGCTGTACATTGTAAAAGGTGCTAAAAAGGCAGGTGTTACTATTATCCCTGGCCGTGGCTCGGTGTTAACGGAAGCTTTGCCTGGTAATAAAGATCGTGGTGCATGTTTTTTCTGCGGTCAGTGCGGCCGGAGTTGTAAAGTTTATGGCGATTTTTCGGCATCGTCATGTTTGGTTATCCCGGCTGTAAAAACGGGCAACCTAAAAGTGATAACCAACGCCATGGTGCGCGAGGTGATAACTAATAGCGAAGGATTAGCTACAGGCGTATCCTACGTAAACCGCGAAGATTTACAGGAATACCAGGTAAACGCCAAAACTGTTATCCTTGGTGCAAGCGCGGGCGAATCGGCCCGTATCCTGCTTAATTCCAAATCGGCCCAACATCCGGGTGGGTTGGCAAACAGCAGTGGTGTTGTTGGCCATTACCTGCATGATTCAACAGGCTCAAGCGCCGGCGGTTTCCTTCCCGAACTGATGGATCGTAAGCGCTACAATGAAGATGGTGTGGGTAGCGTGCACATCTACTCGCCATGGTGGCTTGATAATAAAAAACTTGATTTTCCGCGTGGGTATCACATCGAATACGGTGGCGGTATGCATATGCCTTCGTACGGCTTTGGCGGCGGTATCCAGAATATGAACGGCGCAGTACCAGGCCGCGACGGTAAAATGAAAGATGCCGGTGGCTACGGTGCATCGTTAAAAGACGATTACCGCCGTTTTTATGGTACACAGTTTGGCATGGCCGGCCGCGGTACTGCTATTGCCCGTTACGATAACTATTGCGAGATTGACCCTAACGTGGTTGATAAATACGGTATCCCGGTATTGCGTTTCCACTACAAATGGGCCGATGAAGAGATAAAACAAGCTAAGCACATGCAGGAAACCTTCCAGGAAATTATGCACAATATGGGCGGCGCCATTTATGGCCCACCACAAGGCCCCGAAACCAATTACGGACTGGAAGCGCCAGGCAAAATTATTCACGAAGTTGGAACCATCCGTATGGGTAACGATCCTAAAAAGTCGGCCCTAAACAAATGGTGCCAGGCACATGATTGTAAAAACCTGTTTGTGGTTGATGCCGCGCCATTTGTACAACAAGGCGATAAAAACGCTACCTGGACAATTTTGGCCATGAGCATGCGTACCGCAGAATACATATTACAGCAACGAAAAGCACTAAACGTTTAACAAGTTAATCCAACAAAATATTATGAACAGACGTGATTCCCTTAAAGCATTAGGCTTTACCACACTTTCGGCAGGATTAATACTGGAAGCTTGTAAACCAGGTGCGCCAAAAACAGAAGAAGCAGCGCCGGCAGCCACAGGAGCCGAGGCCGGCCGCCAGCCTTTTGAGGTTGAGCGCGATAAAAAGCTGAATGGCGATAAATTTTTTACAGCGTCAGAAATGGCTACGATCACTGTCTTGGGCGATATTATTATCCCTAAAGACGAAAAATCGGGCAGCGCATCAGATGCCAAAGTTCCTGATTTTATAGAGTTTATTGTTAAGGATATGCCCGATCATCAAACCCCCATGCGTGGCGGTTTGCGCTGGTTAGATTTGCAATGCCTTAACCGTTTTGGCAAGGTATTTACCGATTGCAGCCATGCCCAGCAGATAGAGCTGGTAGACATGATTGCCTACCCCGCCAAAGCCAAACCAGAAATGGCCCAGGGCGTGGCCTTTT
The genomic region above belongs to Mucilaginibacter sp. KACC 22773 and contains:
- a CDS encoding 3-keto-disaccharide hydrolase, whose protein sequence is MKKILLSLMAVSALHFASTAQTKSLFDGKTTAGWHTYLKTDTKAWKVVDGALQLDPKAEDQGDLVTNDEYENYELTLEWNIEKGGNSGIIFGVHEDPKFGATYQTGIEMQVLDNKDAEDNKKANHLAGSLYDMKAPSADVAKPAGEWNKVKLRKKDGHLTFWLNGTKIVDVQMGSEEWKTLLANSKFKTWADFAAYPKGHIALQDHGHVVSFRKISIKQL
- a CDS encoding GMC oxidoreductase encodes the protein MSDLQIKKSSETYDVVIVGSGAGGGMAGYVLANAGIKVLMLEAGAYFDPQKDSAQLKWPWESPRRGAGTTRPFGDFDAAYGGWEIDGEPYTTKDKTEFFWFRSRMLGGRTNHWGRISLRMGPKDFQAKDGLTDDWPITYDDVKPYYDKVDRMIGIYGTKEGLENEPDGIYLPPPKPRLNELYIVKGAKKAGVTIIPGRGSVLTEALPGNKDRGACFFCGQCGRSCKVYGDFSASSCLVIPAVKTGNLKVITNAMVREVITNSEGLATGVSYVNREDLQEYQVNAKTVILGASAGESARILLNSKSAQHPGGLANSSGVVGHYLHDSTGSSAGGFLPELMDRKRYNEDGVGSVHIYSPWWLDNKKLDFPRGYHIEYGGGMHMPSYGFGGGIQNMNGAVPGRDGKMKDAGGYGASLKDDYRRFYGTQFGMAGRGTAIARYDNYCEIDPNVVDKYGIPVLRFHYKWADEEIKQAKHMQETFQEIMHNMGGAIYGPPQGPETNYGLEAPGKIIHEVGTIRMGNDPKKSALNKWCQAHDCKNLFVVDAAPFVQQGDKNATWTILAMSMRTAEYILQQRKALNV
- a CDS encoding gluconate 2-dehydrogenase subunit 3 family protein; its protein translation is MNRRDSLKALGFTTLSAGLILEACKPGAPKTEEAAPAATGAEAGRQPFEVERDKKLNGDKFFTASEMATITVLGDIIIPKDEKSGSASDAKVPDFIEFIVKDMPDHQTPMRGGLRWLDLQCLNRFGKVFTDCSHAQQIELVDMIAYPAKAKPEMAQGVAFFNRMRDLTASGFYTTKMGIDDIGFAGNNPNKWIGVPDDVLKHYNMQDVKAGV